The following coding sequences are from one Daphnia pulex isolate KAP4 chromosome 11, ASM2113471v1 window:
- the LOC124208329 gene encoding trimeric intracellular cation channel type 1B.1-like isoform X2 has protein sequence MIDPEAFLDLANQVTKLKMWPYFDIAHCIMACLAVREDLGTGSIPFSRKHPIACWLSTMMVTFAGGFLAALFLGEPLLEPFRNTQSVLLATAVWYAMFYSPFDIIYKLSKFLPIKIVIAAMKEVYRCKKVYDGVNHAAKLFPNAWMILFITGLVKGNGGSFIKILERLVRGVWTPTAFEFLQPSFPTKACIVASIIFVLDKKTELISAPHALVYFGIVIFFVYFKLSSLLLGIHDPFIPFENLCCAVFFGGIWDSMQRAVGGGSKSTDPNAKNEVRATVSH, from the exons atgatcgACCCAGAAGCTTTCCTGGACCTTGCCAATCAG GTCACCAAGTTAAAGATGTGGCCATATTTTGATATTGCCCATTGTATAATGGCCTGCTTGGCTGTTAGAGAAGATTTGGGAACTG GATCTATCCCATTTTCTAGGAAACACCCGATAGCTTGCTGGCTGTCCACCATGATGGTGACTTTTGCTGGAGGTTTTCTGGCTGCCCTTTTCCTTGGTGAACCACTCCTGGAACCATTCAGAAACACACAATCTGTTTTGCTAGCTACTGCTGTCTGGTATGCTATGTTCTACTCACCATTTGACATTATCTACAAACTGTCAAAGTTTCTCCCTATCAAAATAGTGATTGCAGCCATGAAAGAAGTGTACAG ATGTAAAAAAGTATATGATGGAGTAAATCATGCTGCTAAACTATTCCCTAATGCTTGGATGATTTTGTTCATTACTGGTTTAGTTAAAG GTAATGGTGGAAGTTTCATCAAAATCTTGGAGCGCCTTGTCCGGGGTGTATGGACTCCGACTGCCTTTGAATTCCTGCAGCCGAGTTT CCCAACTAAGGCCTGTATAGTAGCCTCAATCATCTTCGTTTTGGACAAGAAAACCGAGCTGATCTCTGCCCCCCATGCTTTGGTCTATTTCGGAAtcgttattttctttgtttatttcaag TTATCCTCTCTTTTGCTTGGAATTCATGATCCGTTCATTCCCTTCGAGAATCTGTGTTGCGCAGTGTTTTTCGGAGGCATATGGGATTCTATGCAGCGCGCGGTTGGCGGTGGAAGCAAAAGTACCGATCCTAACGCCAAGAATGAAGTCCGAGCTA CCGTCTCACACTGA
- the LOC124208329 gene encoding trimeric intracellular cation channel type 1B.1-like isoform X1, with protein MIDPEAFLDLANQVTKLKMWPYFDIAHCIMACLAVREDLGTGSIPFSRKHPIACWLSTMMVTFAGGFLAALFLGEPLLEPFRNTQSVLLATAVWYAMFYSPFDIIYKLSKFLPIKIVIAAMKEVYRCKKVYDGVNHAAKLFPNAWMILFITGLVKGNGGSFIKILERLVRGVWTPTAFEFLQPSFPTKACIVASIIFVLDKKTELISAPHALVYFGIVIFFVYFKLSSLLLGIHDPFIPFENLCCAVFFGGIWDSMQRAVGGGSKSTDPNAKNEVRASKTDDGQTHAHKKSD; from the exons atgatcgACCCAGAAGCTTTCCTGGACCTTGCCAATCAG GTCACCAAGTTAAAGATGTGGCCATATTTTGATATTGCCCATTGTATAATGGCCTGCTTGGCTGTTAGAGAAGATTTGGGAACTG GATCTATCCCATTTTCTAGGAAACACCCGATAGCTTGCTGGCTGTCCACCATGATGGTGACTTTTGCTGGAGGTTTTCTGGCTGCCCTTTTCCTTGGTGAACCACTCCTGGAACCATTCAGAAACACACAATCTGTTTTGCTAGCTACTGCTGTCTGGTATGCTATGTTCTACTCACCATTTGACATTATCTACAAACTGTCAAAGTTTCTCCCTATCAAAATAGTGATTGCAGCCATGAAAGAAGTGTACAG ATGTAAAAAAGTATATGATGGAGTAAATCATGCTGCTAAACTATTCCCTAATGCTTGGATGATTTTGTTCATTACTGGTTTAGTTAAAG GTAATGGTGGAAGTTTCATCAAAATCTTGGAGCGCCTTGTCCGGGGTGTATGGACTCCGACTGCCTTTGAATTCCTGCAGCCGAGTTT CCCAACTAAGGCCTGTATAGTAGCCTCAATCATCTTCGTTTTGGACAAGAAAACCGAGCTGATCTCTGCCCCCCATGCTTTGGTCTATTTCGGAAtcgttattttctttgtttatttcaag TTATCCTCTCTTTTGCTTGGAATTCATGATCCGTTCATTCCCTTCGAGAATCTGTGTTGCGCAGTGTTTTTCGGAGGCATATGGGATTCTATGCAGCGCGCGGTTGGCGGTGGAAGCAAAAGTACCGATCCTAACGCCAAGAATGAAGTCCGAGCTAGTAAGACTGATGATGGCCAAACGCATGCCCATAAGAAGAGCGATTAA